Proteins found in one Anopheles aquasalis chromosome 3, idAnoAquaMG_Q_19, whole genome shotgun sequence genomic segment:
- the LOC126578685 gene encoding mucin-5AC-like isoform X2, with product MKWSSLGITTLLSLFVFAGLCSLAEAQRGRVRFSSQSQLSDETSSSELPEVSAIVAPKTVQNVGFVRRRTARPPVFDAPEPSVATPRRESPREVPQRRPNASRRSFDSSEEEPEQQQLTSVRSRQQSSSSLKSEVVLQNTFTRRGLPEKESQSPLKEGTTDAPLTRRRGKQRNWQEESVTSTANAAISPPVRAARRNNRLTTTEATKLSNEVLDGGSSSTARASAEVGRSRGVVRATIKLVSKDRADEGGSSSEENYPEPFKKLLKEKLNDEKLKTVYVKKLDVVKEKPVRGSSFESRSSSTESGSGELGAGRRSFRTTTTTTTTEPPTVKPNLVEYRQEVKDSVKSTRYSVQQPAAARSSVKSSSEQSSSSYRSSRILKDKSTSTEALLQSLQQSSRESGEQEVSSERSSARQLTRTRARVTEITQKSEEQIKSFVKVVSSETVDANPQSGLRSSGEKEERNSSGSAEQRTGSARRNLPSRGRVQVLSTTTPGPTTTVKLITPRPIRTYTRRQNTLSYLTSTTTAPTTTTRKPFSPAPRNSSSLTQRKPAPVTPPVATTVEDERKEQRTPLLANARRTAPSRLQQGPKPTARTKSDTFSFPRGRGTENPNRDDAGPRKVSLLSHPDPVQAKRKLPEPVSTPAAVEKQSSNASERVPVKAPSFRVVPTPTVPPPRKPLLSRTGVGAVKTTTVPVRKTSPNNALKRPLTFPSNRGNKKSAVYTPTIPTFTTQPTVKVTPDGNNSQKPANSSTKQPSRLASLSSLSSTAAHANEINLDGDGDVDGADTPATHLEDDREVIEPEDYSENELEPGEVQRAVPSRQQNQTVAAGWPPRLEPQLVPILAGLTQSRIDVDTPNHRAGPAVTVSIFSALSEILSQPTESLQFLSSSTDAPSSSSSSSSSSEPTSTSTTSTTSTTTTTTTTTTTTTTTTTTPPPPPPPPPSTPSPISSLLLSKSSNDKVLEVLGTMPVKTMTLSDVPPVSVGDMFVHTTSLREPADNPIVNKPVLTTATSTSIAEGIPAVTTGAPAESNEIWPPTTTTTTFMPPTSTPTVGTIGGIETENEIESRILTDEGEVGDPSGVMTTTNVNALSSDAAHQDGVPDDVPLSTTQSPLVPVESRVTATVTTKPTTEPTDEADLGTTTAAADTTTIASTTLPSVVVTTSSAAEHAERVFIVTASKTDALLIESASTTFIPLPHTTELTETPSPIQEPTTTTTLSPTSFPPTDRLAPSEGPQHWPDATPTVDSVGSVEGADSTTEHNDHHHQLSDPSDDVRSGLRHSFTTTSSSSDDDATELPVTDRNSTPGPSTTDITDSNSITSTTTTTATTTKSIITTTTASATTDSDPLSTTSTAYVTSAPMTGTTTIIEILRKYNEENQLDAKVKSDNVFSLAAAKQKPIRRLNEDGSSAKEPQNVDETPETIRNDVRIARPNAPDLVYRWKAKTPTSSSTESGEMLDTVSSTSEPTTLAATPSVSENTVPDMAGVGKGGPGFEEQELTSGDVPFIRPTVDTDDSAENTVNPISASRGTDGRLPTEENVTSRKEDSQLRFNPSLPSLPIVEFSSTEPSSTSTSTTTTQRSTTTTTTTTTRPTISTTTTTTRKPTTTATARTTTSTSTARPTTRPTTPRPTTPRPTTPRPTTPRPTTPRPTTPKPVATTQRPRSTTYSDREDLDFLRQLARFLNGGQTPNANARKTTKKPTTTTSTTTSTTTTPKPMTTTTSTTTTTTPTPEPTTTPNLSTVIIEKDDPAFLNDVRKLPNFATPNPLVDTPLANRILQLAIQRDPKSIAKLPLATGNAFPTFDKAGTESQVKVISQPTSTTLSPLEVEKTKKQLDRELQQYNSDLRLLSSLLGRPISEKDIPNLTKQLGGGVASSRPLTTTTTTTTTTTTMTSTRRPTATADGELLKKLLLTQQQQQHNSSPAVIEKPEFYGKTNEAILAAVLKQRGIGPSNSNANIEDILAQIAPGIRTSTLPPIIITTPRPTPRRVPRPPQPPPLRSQSPILDGLSWLWREWQATAPQPRNRSPSSGLPNGSPVGTQFGLSGGPAFGAGGGGGRTASLTQSYRDEGLDPDAKPINPSVTEAPPSLFGGFGINPGGQLLNAAIGVTRAVSQFLGVALQGAAKSFTSAFRPPEAGVQPADELSYYRYSGR from the exons GCTCAACGAGGAAGAGTTCGCTTTTCGTCGCAGTCACAGCTGAGCGATGAGACGAGCTCATCGGAATTACCGGAAGTTTCAGCGATTGTCGCTCCGAAAACGGTTCAAAATGTAGGATTTGTACGTCGtcgcacggcacggccaccGGTCTTCGATGCACCAGAACCATCGGTTGCCACACCGAGAAGAGAATCACCGCGTGAGGTCCCGCAACGACGACCGAATGCATCCCGTAGAAGCTTCGACAGTTCGGAAGAGGAaccagaacagcagcagctgacgtCTGTTCGCTCGAGGCAGCAAAGTTCATCCTCGCTAAAATCGGAAGTCGTACTGCAGAATACCTTCACGAGGCGTGGACTCCCGGAAAAGGAATCTCAAAGCCCCCTGAAAGAGGGTACAACCGATGCCCCATTAACGCGACGACGTGGCAAACAACGGAACTGGCAGGAAGAATCGGTGACCTCCACGGCTAACGCCGCAATCTCCCCACCGGTCCGTGCTGCTCGAAGAAACAATCGATTAACGACAACGGAAGCGACCAAACTATCCAACGAAGTGCTCGATGGCGGTTCCAGCTCCACTGCACGCGCCTCGGCCGAGGTTGGCCGGTCACGGGGTGTTGTTAGGGCGACAATCAAGCTGGTCTCGAAAGACCGCGCCGATGAGGGTGGTTCGTCGTCGGAGGAGAACTATCCCGAACCGTTCAAGAAGCTGCTGAAAGAGAAATTAAACGATGAAAAGCTAAAAACCGTTTACGTGAAGAAGCTCGACGTTGTCAAGGAGAAACCAGTGCGCGGATCTTCATTTGaatccagaagcagcagcacggagtCTGGCAGTGGAGAGCTAGGGGCTGGAAGGCGGAGCTTTAgaaccacgacaacgacgacgacgacggaaccaCCGACGGTGAAGCCAAACCTGGTCGAGTATCGCCAGGAGGTGAAGGACAGCGTGAAGAGTACTCGCTACTCGGTACAGCAACCGGCTGCAGCACGCTCTTCGGTCAAATCGTCTTCGGAacagtcatcgtcatcgtaccGTAGCTCTAGGATACTGAAGGACAAATCCACCTCCACGGAAGCGTTGCTGCAAAGCTTACAACAATCCTCCCGGGAAAGCGGCGAACAAGAAGTTTCCAGCGAGCGTTCCTCGGCACGCCAACTCACCAGGACACGGGCACGAGTGACGGAGATTACGCAAAAGTCCGAGGAGCAGATCAAGAGTTTCGTCAAAGTCGTGTCGAGTGAGACAGTCGACGCGAACCCACAGAGCGGCTTACGATCATCCGGCGAGAAGGAGGAACGTAATTCGTCGGGATCCGCAGAGCAGAGAACGGGAAGCGCAAGGCGGAACCTACCGTCTCGGGGCCGTGTGCAAGTGCTGAGTACAACGACTCCTGGACCGACGACCACGGTGAAACTGATTACACCTCGCCCGATTCGAACGTACACGCGACGACAGAATACACTGAGCTATTTGACCTCGACAACGACCGCACCGACCACCACAACCCGAAAACCATTCTCTCCAGCCCCCCGGAATAGCTCTAGCTTGACGCAGCGAAAACCAGCCCCAGTtacaccaccggtggccaccacggtaGAGGATGAAAGGAAAGAACAGCGAACAccgctgctggcgaatgctaGACGTACGGCACCGTCAAGGTTGCAGCAAGGACCGAAACCGACCGCCAGAACCAAATCGGACACATTCTCTTTCCCTCGGGGCCGTGGCACGGAGAACCCGAATCGAGACGATGCCGGTCCCAGGAAAGTATCGCTCCTGTCGCATCCCGATCCAGTGCAGGCTAAGCGGAAACTTCCCGAACCGGTTAGTACGCCTGCTGCGGTCGAAAAGCAATCCAGCAACGCTTCCGAGCGGGTCCCTGTGAAGGCACCGTCGTTCCGGGTTGTaccgacaccgacggtgcCACCACCCCGGAAGCCATTGCTCAGTCGTACGGGTGTTGGAGCCGTGAAAACGACCACCGTACCGGTACGCAAAACGTCTCCGAATAATGCG CTCAAACGCCCTCTGACATTCCCTTCGAACCGTGGTAACAAGAAATCGGCCGTGTATACACCAACGATCCCGACCTTCACTACACAGCCAACG GTAAAGGTTACACCTGATGGCAATAATTCGCAAAAGCCCGCTAACTCCAGCACAAAACAGCCAAGCCGCCTCGCAAGTCTATCCTCCCTCTCCTCTACCGCTGCACACGCTAACGAAATCAatctcgatggcgatggcgacgtcgACGGTGCAGACACTCCAGCTACTCATCTAGAGGACGATCGGGAAGTGATCGAGCCCGAGGACTACAGTGAGAATGAGCTGGAGCCGGGTGAGGTGCAGCGAGCCGTACCGTCACGGCAGCAGAACCAAACGGTGGCCGCCGGTTGGCCACCAAGGCTGGAACCGCAGCTGGTGCCCATCCTGGCGGGCCTAACGCAGAGCCGGATCGATGTCGATACACCGAACCATCGTGCCGGCCCGGCCGTGACCGTGTCGATCTTCAGCGCCCTCTCCGAGATCCTTTCGCAGCCAACCGAAAGTTTACAATTTTTGTCCTCCAGCACCGATGcaccgtcttcttcttcttcttcttcttcctcttctgagCCTACCTCAACGAGCACCACTTCAACAACgtctaccaccactaccactaccaccaccaccactaccaccactaccaccacgactacaccaccccctccacctccaccaccaccatcgacaccGTCACCGATATCGTCTCTCTTACTTAGCAAGTCCAGCAACGACAAGGTACTGGAAGTTTTGGGCACCATGCCTGTCAAAACCATGACCCTTTCCGACGTACCGCCCGTGAGCGTGGGCGATATGTTTGTACATACTACTAGCCTTCGGGAGCCCGCTGATAACCCGATTGTAAATAAACCCGTTCTAACCACCGCCACAAGCACTTCGATCGCGGAGGGGATACCGGCTGTCACGACCGGTGCACCGGCGGAATCGAACGAAATTtggccacccaccaccaccaccaccaccttcatgCCTCCAACATCGACACCAACCGTGGGAACGATCGGTGGGATCGAAACAGAAAATGAGATCGAAAGTCGCATTCTGACAGATGAGGGAGAAGTAGGCGATCCAAGTGGCgtcatgacgacgacgaacgtgAATGCGCTTTCGTCGGATGCAGCGCATCAAGATGGCGTTCCTGATGATGTTCCTTTGTCCACCACACAGAGCCCGCTAGTGCCGGTGGAATCGAgggtgacggcgacggtgacaaCGAAACCGACGACAGAACCGACGGACGAAGCAGATCTAGGCACTACTACTGCAGCCGCTGATACTACTACCATCGCTTCTACTACGCTTCCTAGTGTTGTTGTGACTACGAGCAGCGCTGCAGAGCATGCTGAGCGCGTGTTCATAGTCACTGCTTCCAAGACTGATGCTTTACTAATTGAGAGCGCTTCTACCACATTCATTCCGCTACCTCATACTACCGAACTCACCGAGACTCCATCCCCCATCCAAGAGCctaccacgaccaccaccctTAGTCCAACATCCTTCCCTCCTACCGATCGGCTCGCCCCGTCCGAGGGGCCACAGCATTGGCCAGACGCAACGCCCACAGTCGATAGTGTCGGGTCTGTAGAGGGTGCCGATTCGACTACAGAACAtaacgatcaccatcatcagctatCCGATCCATCCGATGACGTCCGATCCGGTCTACGTCACTCTTTCACAAcaacatcttcatcttccgacgacgatgcaacTGAGTTGCCGGTCACGGACAGGAACAGTACACCCGGACCATCTACCACCGATATCACAGACTCCAACTccatcacctccaccaccaccaccactgccactaccaccaaatccatcatcaccaccaccaccgcttccgCCACCACTGATTCGGATCCTCTATCGACGACCTCCACCGCATACGTTACGTCAGCACCAATGACC GGTACAACGACTATTATTGAAATACTGCGCAAGTACAACGAGGAGAATCAGCTGGATGCGAAGGTGAAATCGGATAATGTGTTCAGTTTGGCAGCGGCCAAGCAGAAACCCATCCGCCGTCTGAACGAAGACGGTTCCTCCGCTAAAGAGCCACAAAACGTGGATGAAACG CCCGAAACAATTCGCAACGATGTTCGCATTGCGCGACCGAATGCACCTGATCTGGTGTACCGATGGAAGGCAAAAACACCTACTTCAAGTTCTACGGAAAGTGGGGAGATGTTGGACACGGTCTCTTCCACCTCGGAACCAACTACGCTGGCAGCAACTCCGAGCGTGTCTGAAAACACTGTCCCGGATATGGCAGGTGTTGGCAAGGGAGGTCCTGGCTTTGAAGAACAAGAGTTGACAAGTGGCGATGTTCCCTTCATTCGACCGACGGTAGATACAGATGATTCGGCAGAAAACACGGTCAATCCGATTTCGGCTTCTAGAGGAACTGATGGAAGGTTGCCCACGGAAGAGAATGTCACGTCCAGGAAGGAGGACTCACAACTAAGATTTAATCCGTCATTGCCATCTCTTCCTATCGTTGAATTCTCGTCGACGGAACCCTCGTCAACATCCacgtcaacaacaacgacccAGCGatcaacaaccaccacaacaactaCTACAACTAGGCCAACCATTTCAACAACCACGACAACCACCcggaaaccaacaacaacggcaacagcaagaACAACTACGAGTACCTCAACGGCTCGACCAACGACTAGGCCAACAACACCTAGGCCAACAACACCTAGGCCAACGACACCTAGGCCAACGACACCTAGGCCAACGACACCTAGGCCAACCACTCCAAAACCAGTGGCCACAACTCAAAGGCCTCGCAGCACAACTTACTCCGATAGAGAAGATTTGGATTTCCTG CGCCAATTGGCCCGATTCTTGAATGGTGGCCAAACGCCCAACGCCAATGCGCGCAAGACCACGAAAAAGCCAACGACAACAACCTCAACAACAACTAGTACTACCACCACTCCAAAGCCAATGACAACAACTACGTCAACGACTACAACCACCACGCCTACACCCGAACCGACCACAACACCCAACTTGAGTACGGTCATCATCGAGAAGGACGATCCCGCCTTCCTGAACGATGTG CGAAAACTTCCCAACTTTGCCACTCCTAATCCACTTGTCGACACACCGTTGGCAAACAGAATTCTTCAGCTGGCCATACAGCGCGACCCGAAGAGCATCGCCAAGTTGCCGCTGGCGACGGGCAACGCGTTCCCCACGTTCGACAAAGCAGGCACCGAGAGCCAGGTGAAGGTAATCTCGCAGCCTACTTCCACGACACTATCGCcgctggaggtggagaagaCGAAAAAACAACTCGATCGCGAGCTGCAGCAGTACAATAGCGACCTGAGGCTGCTCTCGAGTTTGCTCGGCCGTCCCATCTCCGAGAAGGATATACCTAATTTAACAAAGCAactaggaggaggagtagcCAGTTCGAGACCactgacgaccacgacgacgacgacgacgacgacgacgacaatgacgagTACGCGACGGCCCACCGCGACCGCCGATGGTgagctgctgaagaagctgctgctcacccaacaacagcagcaacacaatagCAGTCCGGCGGTAATCGAGAAGCCGGAGTTTTACGGCAAAACCAACGAAGCCATTCTGGCGGCGGTCCTGAAGCAACGTGGCATCGGGCCATCCAACTCGAACGCAAACATCGAGGACATTCTGGCGCAGATAGCGCCCGGCATTCGTACCTCGACGCTgccgcccatcatcatcacgacaCCGCGGCCTACACCGCGACGCGTCCCGAGACCACCTCAGCCACCACCCCTCCGGTCCCAGAGTCCCATTCTGGATGGTTTGAGTTGGTTGTGGCGCGAATGGCAGGCCACTGCACCGCAGCCTCGCAACCGTAGTCCCAGCTCAGGGCTCCCCAATGGTAGCCCCGTTGGCACCCAGTTTGGACTGAGTGGAGGGCCTGCTTTCGGtgcagggggtggtggtgggcgaacAGCGTCCTTGACGCAATCCTATCGTGATGAAGGACTGGATCCCGATGCG AAACCAATAAACCCTAGTGTTAcggaagcaccaccatcgttgttcGGCGGTTTCGGCATCAATCCCGGTGGACAACTGTTGAATGCGGCCATCGGGGTGACGCGTGCCGTATCACAATTCCTAGGCGTGGCGCTACAG GGTGCCGCAAAGTCGTTTACCTCTGCCTTCCGGCCGCCCGAAGCCGGTGTGCAGCCGGCGGATGAGCTGAGCTACTACCGCTACAGTGGCCGATAA